Proteins from one Juglans microcarpa x Juglans regia isolate MS1-56 chromosome 1S, Jm3101_v1.0, whole genome shotgun sequence genomic window:
- the LOC121247173 gene encoding oleoyl-acyl carrier protein thioesterase 1, chloroplastic-like isoform X2, with translation MLKVSCNVSNGQIHALAQCAFLGRCTSTIRNKDAIWCRPLRKPPVLVRAVLSERGGAGSSSGVLGSDRVVGSGSGSLADRLRLGSLTEDGLSYKERFIVRCYEVGINKTATVETIANLLQEVGCNHAQSVGFSTDGFATTPTMRKMHLIWVTARMHIEIYRYPAWSDVVEIETWCQGDGRIGTRRDWIIKDYATDQVIGRATSKWVMMNQETRRLQKVSDDVREEYLVYCPRELRLAIPEENSSSLKKIPKLEDPAQNSKVGLVPRRADLDMNQHVNNVTYIGWVLESMPQEVIDSHELQTITLDYRRECQHDDIVDSLTTVEPVEDVTAVSELQGNNGSADVKEYKEDLPRFLHLLRLSGDGLEINRGRTVWRKKPAR, from the exons ATGCTGAAGGTCTCCTGCAATGTGAGTAATGGCCAGATTCACGCCCTAGCCCAATGCGCTTTTCTGGGTCGTTGTACTTCCACTATCCGGAATAAAGACGCCATTTGGTGCCGGCCACTTCGTAAACCTCCGGTTCTGGTCCGGGCTGTCTTGTCGGAGCGGGGTGGAGCAGGAAGCTCCAGCGGGGTCTTGGGGTCGGACAGGGTGGTCGGATCCGGGTCCGGGAGCCTGGCGGACCGGTTGAGGCTGGGAAGCTTGACGGAGGACGGGTTGTCTTATAAGGAGAGGTTCATAGTGAGGTGCTATGAGGTTGGGATTAACAAAACCGCGACAGTTGAAACCATTGCCAATCTCTTGCAG GAAGTTGGATGCAACCATGCTCAAAGTGTAGGATTTTCCACAGATGGTTTTGCGACGACCCCCACCATGAGGAAGATGCATCTCATATGGGTGACTGCTCGCATGCACATTGAAATCTACAGATACCCAGCTTG GAGTGATGTAGTTGAAATTGAAACTTGGTGCCAAGGGGATGGAAGAATTGGAACTAGACGTGATTGGATAATCAAGGACTATGCTACTGATCAAGTAATTGGAAGAGCAACAAG CAAGTGGGTTATGATGAACCAAGAAACCAGACGACTTCAGAAAGTTAGCGATGATGTCCGGGAAGAGTATTTAGTTTATTGCCCACGTGAACTCAG ACTAGCAATTCCAGAGGAGAATAGTAGTAGcttgaaaaaaataccaaaactgGAAGATCCTGCTCAGAATTCTAAAGTGGGACTTGTG CCCAGACGAGCTGATCTGGACATGAACCAGCATGTTAATAATGTCACCTACATTGGATGGGTTCTAGAG AGCATGCCACAAGAAGTCATTGATAGCCATGAACTGCAAACCATTACCCTAGATTACAGACGGGAGTGCCAACATGATGACATAGTTGATTCACTTACCACTGTGGAACCAGTTGAGGATGTTACAGCAGTTTCTGAGCTTCAAGGAAATAATGGGTCTGCTGATGTAAAGGAATACAAAGAAGATTTGCCTCGGTTTTTACATTTATTGAGACTGTCAGGTGATGGGCTTGAAATAAACCGAGGACGCACTGTGTGGAGAAAGAAACCTGCCAGATGA
- the LOC121247173 gene encoding oleoyl-acyl carrier protein thioesterase 1, chloroplastic-like isoform X1, which produces MLKVSCNVSNGQIHALAQCAFLGRCTSTIRNKDAIWCRPLRKPPVLVRAVLSERGGAGSSSGVLGSDRVVGSGSGSLADRLRLGSLTEDGLSYKERFIVRCYEVGINKTATVETIANLLQEVGCNHAQSVGFSTDGFATTPTMRKMHLIWVTARMHIEIYRYPAWSDVVEIETWCQGDGRIGTRRDWIIKDYATDQVIGRATSKWVMMNQETRRLQKVSDDVREEYLVYCPRELRLAIPEENSSSLKKIPKLEDPAQNSKVGLVVRSSGSSKSFNQFFEYVFDPFQPRRADLDMNQHVNNVTYIGWVLESMPQEVIDSHELQTITLDYRRECQHDDIVDSLTTVEPVEDVTAVSELQGNNGSADVKEYKEDLPRFLHLLRLSGDGLEINRGRTVWRKKPAR; this is translated from the exons ATGCTGAAGGTCTCCTGCAATGTGAGTAATGGCCAGATTCACGCCCTAGCCCAATGCGCTTTTCTGGGTCGTTGTACTTCCACTATCCGGAATAAAGACGCCATTTGGTGCCGGCCACTTCGTAAACCTCCGGTTCTGGTCCGGGCTGTCTTGTCGGAGCGGGGTGGAGCAGGAAGCTCCAGCGGGGTCTTGGGGTCGGACAGGGTGGTCGGATCCGGGTCCGGGAGCCTGGCGGACCGGTTGAGGCTGGGAAGCTTGACGGAGGACGGGTTGTCTTATAAGGAGAGGTTCATAGTGAGGTGCTATGAGGTTGGGATTAACAAAACCGCGACAGTTGAAACCATTGCCAATCTCTTGCAG GAAGTTGGATGCAACCATGCTCAAAGTGTAGGATTTTCCACAGATGGTTTTGCGACGACCCCCACCATGAGGAAGATGCATCTCATATGGGTGACTGCTCGCATGCACATTGAAATCTACAGATACCCAGCTTG GAGTGATGTAGTTGAAATTGAAACTTGGTGCCAAGGGGATGGAAGAATTGGAACTAGACGTGATTGGATAATCAAGGACTATGCTACTGATCAAGTAATTGGAAGAGCAACAAG CAAGTGGGTTATGATGAACCAAGAAACCAGACGACTTCAGAAAGTTAGCGATGATGTCCGGGAAGAGTATTTAGTTTATTGCCCACGTGAACTCAG ACTAGCAATTCCAGAGGAGAATAGTAGTAGcttgaaaaaaataccaaaactgGAAGATCCTGCTCAGAATTCTAAAGTGGGACTTGTGGTAAGATCATCTGGTTCATCTAAATCCTTTAATCAGTTTTTTGAGTATGTTTTTGATCCTTTTCAGCCCAGACGAGCTGATCTGGACATGAACCAGCATGTTAATAATGTCACCTACATTGGATGGGTTCTAGAG AGCATGCCACAAGAAGTCATTGATAGCCATGAACTGCAAACCATTACCCTAGATTACAGACGGGAGTGCCAACATGATGACATAGTTGATTCACTTACCACTGTGGAACCAGTTGAGGATGTTACAGCAGTTTCTGAGCTTCAAGGAAATAATGGGTCTGCTGATGTAAAGGAATACAAAGAAGATTTGCCTCGGTTTTTACATTTATTGAGACTGTCAGGTGATGGGCTTGAAATAAACCGAGGACGCACTGTGTGGAGAAAGAAACCTGCCAGATGA
- the LOC121247573 gene encoding membrane protein of ER body 2-like isoform X2 produces the protein MEAELEQRRELEEEAAEGGGEFDLQRRQPRQHNNGFTTAVTINGMSTTASLSSSSSSEYSLGADLISQLVEEGEFSYESFALTSGEVNFNDSNNKSTTPGTVMVDIATESFGIETIDELSKSTDPPPSSKNSSIQEQIAAETSIDIGAIEQEGRVSIDIREEIEEQKETTDLYLETVYKKPATSDFYCPNCQACIDKVLIRSRLEEEELRCPSCFAFLKPLAESWLPKWRGTQPKEQTPHPQKSHVPINTIIQGNKEPAYQLKPGDTDTVHPTPSSTLEAWTPTAVTGEILERNKEPSYQSKPGDTFHPTPSSTLEARTPTAVTGEILTAQSTPEQDGTIKLEIVKSLVYGGLTESIASLSVVTSAASAAASTLSILVLALANLIGGLFIIGHNLRDLKNEQSRVNLNEAEEQVDRYLQVLGQKKNFMIHASVAVLSFLVFGLVPPVVYGFSFYKSDNSYLKLAVVAAASLISITILAIAKAYIKKPTRWYMYLRTVTYYVSLGVGASGISYLAGYLFKLLIDKLGWFESSAAVTLSLPGMSSVPSAQVSSY, from the exons ATGGAGGCAGAATTAGAACAGAGGAGAGAGTTGGAGGAAGAGGCAGCAGAAGGCGGCGGAGAGTTTGATTTGCAACGAAGGCAGCCTCGGCAGCATAACAATGGCTTTACCACCGCAGTTACCATTAATGGCATGAGTACCACTGCAAGtttatcctcctcctcctcctcagagTACAGTCTTGGAGCTGACTTGATCTCTCAGCTTGTTGAAGAAG GTGAATTCTCGTATGAATCTTTCGCATTAACAAGTGGAGAGGTTAATTTTAATGATTCCAACAATAAATCTACTACTCCTGGAACTGTTATGGTGGATATCGCAACAGAAAGTTTCGGCATTGAAACTATTGACGAACTATCCAAGTCGACTGATCCTCCACCTTCCAGTAAGAACTCATCAATTCAGGAGCAAATTGCAGCTGAGACTTCTATCGATATTGGAGCAATTGAACAAGAAGGGAGGGTTAGCATTGATATCAGAGAAGAGATTGAGGAGCAGAAAGAGACCACAGATTTGTATCTTGAAACGGTATACAAGAAGCCGGCTACATCTGATTTCTATTGCCCCAACTGTCAGGCTTGCATCGACAAGGTTCTTATACGCAGTAGATTAGAGGAGGAAGAACTGAGGTGCCCATCCTGCTTCGCATTTCTAAAACCTCTAG CAGAATCCTGGCTTCCCAAGTGGCGAGGAACGCAACCAAAAGAACAGACACCGCATCCACAGAAGTCTCATGTTCCAATCAATACCATTATACAAG GAAATAAAGAGCCCGCTTATCAATTGAAACCAGGGGATACT GATACTGTTCATCCAACACCATCATCGACACTGGAAGCATGGACTCCCACTGCTGTAACAGGCGAAATCCTAGAAA GAAATAAAGAGCCCAGTTATCAATCGAAACCAGGGGATACTTTTCATCCAACACCATCATCGACACTGGAAGCACGGACTCCCACTGCTGTAACAGGGGAAATC TTAACAGCACAAAGTACTCCTGAACAAGATGGCACTATAAAGTTGGAAATCGTAAAAAGTTTGGTCTATGGTGGTTTAACTGAATCAATCGCAAGCTTATCTGTTGTGACATCTGCAGCCAGTGCTGCTGCTTCCACAC TGAGCATTCTAGTCTTGGCATTGGCAAACCTGATTGGTGGACTTTTCATCATTGGTCATAAT CTTAGGGATTTGAAGAACGAGCAATCCAGAGTGAACTTGAATGAAGCAGAGGAACAAGTGGATCGGTACCTACAAGTACTGGGGCAGAAAAAGAACTTCATGATTCATGCCTCAGTTGCAGTACTATCATTCCTTGTTTTTGGCTTGGTGCCTCCAGTGGTCTATGGCTTCTCATTTTATAAGAGTGACAATAGCTACCTTAAGCTCGCAGTAGTTGCGGCAGCTTCTCTTATAAGCATTACAATACTTGCCATTGCCAAGGCTTACATCAAAAAGCCAACCCGGTGGTACATGTATTTGAGAACTGTAACGTACTACGTTTCGCTTGGGGTCGGGGCCTCTGGTATTTCTTACTTGGCAGGTTACCTGTTCAAGTTACTCATCGATAAGCTAGGTTGGTTCGAGTCAAGTGCAGCTGTCACTCTGTCCCTTCCTGGGATGAGTTCAGTGCCATCTGCACAGGTATCATCCTATTAA
- the LOC121247573 gene encoding membrane protein of ER body-like protein isoform X1: MEAELEQRRELEEEAAEGGGEFDLQRRQPRQHNNGFTTAVTINGMSTTASLSSSSSSEYSLGADLISQLVEEGEFSYESFALTSGEVNFNDSNNKSTTPGTVMVDIATESFGIETIDELSKSTDPPPSSKNSSIQEQIAAETSIDIGAIEQEGRVSIDIREEIEEQKETTDLYLETVYKKPATSDFYCPNCQACIDKVLIRSRLEEEELRCPSCFAFLKPLAESWLPKWRGTQPKEQTPHPQKSHVPINTIIQGNKEPAYQLKPGDTDTVHPTPSSTLEAWTPTAVTGEILERNKEPSYQSKPGDTFHPTPSSTLEARTPTAVTGEILEGNKEPTYQLKPGDTLRPPLPLTAQSTPEQDGTIKLEIVKSLVYGGLTESIASLSVVTSAASAAASTLSILVLALANLIGGLFIIGHNLRDLKNEQSRVNLNEAEEQVDRYLQVLGQKKNFMIHASVAVLSFLVFGLVPPVVYGFSFYKSDNSYLKLAVVAAASLISITILAIAKAYIKKPTRWYMYLRTVTYYVSLGVGASGISYLAGYLFKLLIDKLGWFESSAAVTLSLPGMSSVPSAQVSSY, from the exons ATGGAGGCAGAATTAGAACAGAGGAGAGAGTTGGAGGAAGAGGCAGCAGAAGGCGGCGGAGAGTTTGATTTGCAACGAAGGCAGCCTCGGCAGCATAACAATGGCTTTACCACCGCAGTTACCATTAATGGCATGAGTACCACTGCAAGtttatcctcctcctcctcctcagagTACAGTCTTGGAGCTGACTTGATCTCTCAGCTTGTTGAAGAAG GTGAATTCTCGTATGAATCTTTCGCATTAACAAGTGGAGAGGTTAATTTTAATGATTCCAACAATAAATCTACTACTCCTGGAACTGTTATGGTGGATATCGCAACAGAAAGTTTCGGCATTGAAACTATTGACGAACTATCCAAGTCGACTGATCCTCCACCTTCCAGTAAGAACTCATCAATTCAGGAGCAAATTGCAGCTGAGACTTCTATCGATATTGGAGCAATTGAACAAGAAGGGAGGGTTAGCATTGATATCAGAGAAGAGATTGAGGAGCAGAAAGAGACCACAGATTTGTATCTTGAAACGGTATACAAGAAGCCGGCTACATCTGATTTCTATTGCCCCAACTGTCAGGCTTGCATCGACAAGGTTCTTATACGCAGTAGATTAGAGGAGGAAGAACTGAGGTGCCCATCCTGCTTCGCATTTCTAAAACCTCTAG CAGAATCCTGGCTTCCCAAGTGGCGAGGAACGCAACCAAAAGAACAGACACCGCATCCACAGAAGTCTCATGTTCCAATCAATACCATTATACAAG GAAATAAAGAGCCCGCTTATCAATTGAAACCAGGGGATACT GATACTGTTCATCCAACACCATCATCGACACTGGAAGCATGGACTCCCACTGCTGTAACAGGCGAAATCCTAGAAA GAAATAAAGAGCCCAGTTATCAATCGAAACCAGGGGATACTTTTCATCCAACACCATCATCGACACTGGAAGCACGGACTCCCACTGCTGTAACAGGGGAAATCCTAGAAG GAAATAAAGAGCCCACTTATCAGTTGAAACCAGGGGATACTCTTCGCCCACCATTACCATTAACAGCACAAAGTACTCCTGAACAAGATGGCACTATAAAGTTGGAAATCGTAAAAAGTTTGGTCTATGGTGGTTTAACTGAATCAATCGCAAGCTTATCTGTTGTGACATCTGCAGCCAGTGCTGCTGCTTCCACAC TGAGCATTCTAGTCTTGGCATTGGCAAACCTGATTGGTGGACTTTTCATCATTGGTCATAAT CTTAGGGATTTGAAGAACGAGCAATCCAGAGTGAACTTGAATGAAGCAGAGGAACAAGTGGATCGGTACCTACAAGTACTGGGGCAGAAAAAGAACTTCATGATTCATGCCTCAGTTGCAGTACTATCATTCCTTGTTTTTGGCTTGGTGCCTCCAGTGGTCTATGGCTTCTCATTTTATAAGAGTGACAATAGCTACCTTAAGCTCGCAGTAGTTGCGGCAGCTTCTCTTATAAGCATTACAATACTTGCCATTGCCAAGGCTTACATCAAAAAGCCAACCCGGTGGTACATGTATTTGAGAACTGTAACGTACTACGTTTCGCTTGGGGTCGGGGCCTCTGGTATTTCTTACTTGGCAGGTTACCTGTTCAAGTTACTCATCGATAAGCTAGGTTGGTTCGAGTCAAGTGCAGCTGTCACTCTGTCCCTTCCTGGGATGAGTTCAGTGCCATCTGCACAGGTATCATCCTATTAA
- the LOC121247573 gene encoding membrane protein of ER body-like protein isoform X3 has protein sequence MEAELEQRRELEEEAAEGGGEFDLQRRQPRQHNNGFTTAVTINGMSTTASLSSSSSSEYSLGADLISQLVEEGEFSYESFALTSGEVNFNDSNNKSTTPGTVMVDIATESFGIETIDELSKSTDPPPSSKNSSIQEQIAAETSIDIGAIEQEGRVSIDIREEIEEQKETTDLYLETVYKKPATSDFYCPNCQACIDKVLIRSRLEEEELRCPSCFAFLKPLAESWLPKWRGTQPKEQTPHPQKSHVPINTIIQGNKEPSYQSKPGDTFHPTPSSTLEARTPTAVTGEILEGNKEPTYQLKPGDTLRPPLPLTAQSTPEQDGTIKLEIVKSLVYGGLTESIASLSVVTSAASAAASTLSILVLALANLIGGLFIIGHNLRDLKNEQSRVNLNEAEEQVDRYLQVLGQKKNFMIHASVAVLSFLVFGLVPPVVYGFSFYKSDNSYLKLAVVAAASLISITILAIAKAYIKKPTRWYMYLRTVTYYVSLGVGASGISYLAGYLFKLLIDKLGWFESSAAVTLSLPGMSSVPSAQVSSY, from the exons ATGGAGGCAGAATTAGAACAGAGGAGAGAGTTGGAGGAAGAGGCAGCAGAAGGCGGCGGAGAGTTTGATTTGCAACGAAGGCAGCCTCGGCAGCATAACAATGGCTTTACCACCGCAGTTACCATTAATGGCATGAGTACCACTGCAAGtttatcctcctcctcctcctcagagTACAGTCTTGGAGCTGACTTGATCTCTCAGCTTGTTGAAGAAG GTGAATTCTCGTATGAATCTTTCGCATTAACAAGTGGAGAGGTTAATTTTAATGATTCCAACAATAAATCTACTACTCCTGGAACTGTTATGGTGGATATCGCAACAGAAAGTTTCGGCATTGAAACTATTGACGAACTATCCAAGTCGACTGATCCTCCACCTTCCAGTAAGAACTCATCAATTCAGGAGCAAATTGCAGCTGAGACTTCTATCGATATTGGAGCAATTGAACAAGAAGGGAGGGTTAGCATTGATATCAGAGAAGAGATTGAGGAGCAGAAAGAGACCACAGATTTGTATCTTGAAACGGTATACAAGAAGCCGGCTACATCTGATTTCTATTGCCCCAACTGTCAGGCTTGCATCGACAAGGTTCTTATACGCAGTAGATTAGAGGAGGAAGAACTGAGGTGCCCATCCTGCTTCGCATTTCTAAAACCTCTAG CAGAATCCTGGCTTCCCAAGTGGCGAGGAACGCAACCAAAAGAACAGACACCGCATCCACAGAAGTCTCATGTTCCAATCAATACCATTATACAAG GAAATAAAGAGCCCAGTTATCAATCGAAACCAGGGGATACTTTTCATCCAACACCATCATCGACACTGGAAGCACGGACTCCCACTGCTGTAACAGGGGAAATCCTAGAAG GAAATAAAGAGCCCACTTATCAGTTGAAACCAGGGGATACTCTTCGCCCACCATTACCATTAACAGCACAAAGTACTCCTGAACAAGATGGCACTATAAAGTTGGAAATCGTAAAAAGTTTGGTCTATGGTGGTTTAACTGAATCAATCGCAAGCTTATCTGTTGTGACATCTGCAGCCAGTGCTGCTGCTTCCACAC TGAGCATTCTAGTCTTGGCATTGGCAAACCTGATTGGTGGACTTTTCATCATTGGTCATAAT CTTAGGGATTTGAAGAACGAGCAATCCAGAGTGAACTTGAATGAAGCAGAGGAACAAGTGGATCGGTACCTACAAGTACTGGGGCAGAAAAAGAACTTCATGATTCATGCCTCAGTTGCAGTACTATCATTCCTTGTTTTTGGCTTGGTGCCTCCAGTGGTCTATGGCTTCTCATTTTATAAGAGTGACAATAGCTACCTTAAGCTCGCAGTAGTTGCGGCAGCTTCTCTTATAAGCATTACAATACTTGCCATTGCCAAGGCTTACATCAAAAAGCCAACCCGGTGGTACATGTATTTGAGAACTGTAACGTACTACGTTTCGCTTGGGGTCGGGGCCTCTGGTATTTCTTACTTGGCAGGTTACCTGTTCAAGTTACTCATCGATAAGCTAGGTTGGTTCGAGTCAAGTGCAGCTGTCACTCTGTCCCTTCCTGGGATGAGTTCAGTGCCATCTGCACAGGTATCATCCTATTAA
- the LOC121247169 gene encoding uncharacterized protein LOC121247169 — protein MGVLRESLCFCKGVGKSERMKAAIFSNKASAMAGISGTGTGFLIHRNLLLTTHANIPSVASAESLEIRLQNGVAASLVPHRFFITSSVLDLTIVGLDAMDGDLNAQGQQPHYLKACSKPNLDLGSVVYLLGYTEKKELTVGEGKVVIATDNLIKLSTDGITWSPGSAGFDVHGNLAFVICDPMKLATSPNAKSSSTSSSSSSSWKKDFPMLFGIPIPIVCDWLNQHWEGSLDELNKPKLPIMRLMSAGQKSEHSCASFTLRQVFKSTEADDDRTPSSSNIISKARDYPGPSCSARANNVEGETLTSDLHATYVQGILTPEIYESPKLTSFPIRKKGSAPIQLLDINFPPKVTRAGVLPQLAKQVPLCSDENWVEELPPHSPSRADQIKDKGVSSPGADAEIASTGSVNGAQSEVQSNSSPIEVSEMHNGYSSEGETMYSAETAESRNYTGPREGNFQQVGRSQSCVSYNRSGIDQRNSVARRALLEKQRSFIHGRKMYSQAATSQRSNDYFSPTVSSIMKKRNNLEQPSRPRQSAVHSSPRWMF, from the exons ATGGGCGTTCTCAGGGAGTCTTTGTGTTTCTGCAAAGGCGTGGGTAAGTCCGAGAGAATGAAAGCCGCCATTTTCTCTAACAAAGCCTCCGCCATGGCCGGAATCTCCGGCACTGGCACCGGATTCTTGATCCACCGCAATCTGCTCTTGACCACCCACGCCAATATTCCGTCGGTGGCATCTGCCGAGAGTCTCGAGATCCGGCTCCAAAACGGTGTCGCCGCGAGCCTTGTTCCCCACAG GTTTTTTATCACTAGCTCTGTTTTAGATCTTACAATAGTGGGTTTAGATGCCATGGACGGAGATTTAAATGCCCAGGGGCAGCAGCCTCACTACTTGAAAGCCTGTTCTAAACCAAATCTTGATCTGGGAAGTGTAGTTTACCTCTTAGGCTACACGGAGAAAAAGGAATTAACAGTTGGTGAAGGGAAGGTGGTGATCGCCACTGACAATCTCATAAAACTTTCTACAGATGGAATAACATGGAGTCCTGGGTCTGCTGGATTTGACGTACATGGCAATCTTGCATTCGTGATATGTGATCCTATGAAACTAGCCACATCACCAAATGCCAAGTCCTCTTCaacttcatcatcatcctcGTCATCTTGGAAGAAGGATTTTCCTATGCTATTTGGCATTCCTATTCCAATTGTCTGTGATTGGTTAAACCAGCATTGGGAAGGCAGCCTCGATGAACTTAACAAACCAAAGTTGCCAATCATGCGATTGATGTCTGCTGGTCAGAAGAGTGAGCATTCTTGTGCTTCATTCACACTGCGTCAAGTTTTTAAGTCAACAGAAGCTGATGATGATAGAACCCCATCTTCGTCAAATATAATCTCAAAAGCTAGGGATTATCCTGGACCAAGCTGTTCTGCTCGAGCAAACAATGTTGAAGGAGAAACCCTGACAAGTGATTTGCATGCAACCTACGTGCAGGGAATTCTGACTCCAGAAATATATGAATCGCCAAAGTTAACTTCATTTCCTATTAGGAAGAAAGGAAGTGCACCGATTCAGCTTTTGGATATTAATTTCCCTCCAAAGGTTACCAGGGCAGGAGTACTGCCTCAGCTAGCCAAACAAGTGCCCCTTTGCTCTGATGAGAATTGGGTCGAGGAACTTCCTCCACATAGCCCATCGAGAGCAGACCAAATAAAGGATAAAGGAGTCTCCAGTCCTGGTGCTGATGCTGAGATTGCCTCAACAGGTTCTGTAAATGGGGCACAAAGCGAGGTCCAGTCTAATTCATCTCCAATAGAAGTTTCAGAGATGCATAATGGGTATAGCAGTGAGGGAGAGACCATGTACTCTGCAGAAACTGCTGAGAGCCGAAATTATACAGGTCCGAGAGAGGGAAATTTTCAGCAAGTGGGACGGAGCCAGAGTTGTGTAAGTTACAATAGATCGGGAATTGACCAAAGGAACTCAGTGGCTCGCAGGGCACTGCTAGAAAAGCAGAGGAGTTTCATCCATGGAAGGAAGATGTATTCTCAAGCAGCAACTTCTCAAAGGAGTAACGACTATTTCAGCCCAACCGTATCCTCAATTATGAAGAAGAGAAACAACTTAGAGCAGCCCAGCAGACCCCGGCAAAGTGCCGTTCATTCTTCTCCGAGATGGATGTTTTGA
- the LOC121247571 gene encoding dolichol-phosphate mannose synthase subunit 3-like, giving the protein MKHIIKIMTLLVSISTSWLGLLQTSMVPSSHTLLVPIYFVICLGCYGLLMVGVGLIQFPTCPQEALLLQQDIIEAKKYLKPKGIDVGSN; this is encoded by the exons ATGAAGCATATTATAAAGATTATGACGTTGCTGGTGTCAATCTCTACTTCATGGTTGGGCCTCTTGCAGACATCTATGGTTCCAAGTAGCCATACTTTGCTA GTACCAATCTATTTTGTAATTTGTCTAGGATGCTATGGCCTTTTAATGGTTGGAGTTGGTCTGATCCAATTTCCAACTTGTCCTCAAGAAGCATTGCTTTTGCAGCAG GATATCATTGAGGCCAAGAAATATCTGAAGCCAAAAGGGATTGATGTAGGTTCTAATTGA